A single genomic interval of Terriglobia bacterium harbors:
- a CDS encoding glutamine--tRNA ligase/YqeY domain fusion protein, with product MATNPKTKPAVSAPAPSNFIRDIMVEDLKTKKYGDAVIQTRFPPEPNGYLHIGHAKAICLDFGLADEFGGRTNLRFDDTNPEKEEQEYVDSIMADVRWLGFEWDGLYYASDYFDQLYEWAIKLIKDGKAYVDDLTADETREYRGTLTESGRESPYRNRPVEENLDLFTRMAKGEFPDGSRVLRAKIDMTSPNMNLRDPVMYRILHSSHQRTGDKWCIYPMYDYAHGQSDSLEKVTHSMCTLEFADHQPLYRWYIEQLGIFPSQQIEFDRLNLTYTLLSKRKLLQLVNEGHVRGWDDPRMPTICGIRRRGYTPEAIRNFVTAVGASRTNGIVDLAMLEHFVREDLNKRAPRAMAVLRPLKVVIDNYPEGQTDELEAINNPEDPQAGKRKVPFSKVLYIEQDDFREVPPPKYFRLSPGREVRLRYGYLVTCTGVVKNEKGEVVEVHCTYDPATRGGNTPDGRKVKSTIHWVSAAHAVDAEVRLYDTLFTSEDPSQVEPGKDFTSNLNPNSLEIVSHARLEPSLANAAPGSRYQFERLGYFCADPDSISGKPVFNRTVALKDTWAKIEKRAGT from the coding sequence ATGGCTACCAATCCGAAGACCAAACCTGCCGTAAGCGCCCCCGCCCCCTCGAATTTCATCCGCGACATCATGGTCGAGGACCTGAAGACAAAGAAGTACGGCGACGCGGTCATCCAAACGCGCTTCCCTCCCGAGCCGAACGGCTACCTGCACATCGGGCACGCCAAAGCCATCTGCCTCGACTTCGGCCTGGCCGACGAGTTCGGCGGACGCACCAACCTGCGCTTCGACGACACCAACCCGGAAAAAGAAGAGCAGGAGTACGTGGACTCGATCATGGCGGACGTCCGCTGGCTGGGCTTCGAGTGGGACGGCCTCTACTATGCCTCCGACTATTTCGACCAGCTCTACGAATGGGCGATCAAGCTGATCAAGGACGGCAAGGCCTACGTTGACGACCTCACCGCCGACGAAACCCGCGAATACCGCGGCACCCTGACCGAGTCCGGCCGCGAGAGCCCGTATCGCAATCGCCCGGTGGAAGAAAATCTCGACCTGTTCACCCGCATGGCGAAGGGTGAGTTTCCCGACGGCTCGCGCGTGCTGCGCGCCAAGATTGACATGACCTCGCCCAACATGAACCTGCGCGATCCGGTCATGTACCGCATCCTGCACTCCTCGCATCAACGGACGGGCGACAAGTGGTGCATCTACCCGATGTACGACTACGCCCACGGCCAGTCCGATTCCCTGGAAAAGGTGACGCACTCCATGTGCACGCTGGAGTTTGCCGACCACCAGCCGCTTTATCGCTGGTACATCGAACAGCTCGGCATCTTTCCGTCGCAGCAGATCGAGTTCGACCGCCTCAACCTGACCTACACGCTGCTCAGCAAGCGCAAGCTGCTGCAACTGGTCAACGAAGGCCACGTACGCGGCTGGGACGACCCCCGCATGCCCACCATTTGCGGCATCCGCCGCCGCGGCTACACCCCGGAGGCGATCCGCAATTTCGTTACCGCCGTGGGCGCCTCGCGCACCAACGGCATTGTTGACCTCGCCATGCTGGAGCACTTCGTGCGCGAAGACCTGAACAAGCGCGCGCCGCGGGCCATGGCCGTATTGCGCCCGCTTAAGGTGGTGATCGATAACTATCCCGAGGGTCAGACTGACGAATTGGAAGCCATCAATAATCCGGAAGATCCGCAGGCGGGCAAGCGCAAGGTGCCGTTCTCCAAGGTGCTGTACATCGAGCAGGACGATTTCCGCGAGGTTCCGCCGCCCAAGTATTTCCGCCTCTCACCCGGACGCGAGGTGCGGCTGCGCTATGGCTACCTGGTCACCTGCACCGGCGTGGTGAAAAATGAAAAGGGCGAGGTGGTCGAGGTCCACTGCACCTACGACCCGGCCACCCGCGGCGGCAACACGCCCGACGGCCGCAAGGTAAAGTCCACAATCCATTGGGTTTCGGCCGCGCATGCCGTGGACGCCGAGGTGCGGCTCTACGACACACTGTTCACCAGCGAGGATCCCAGCCAGGTTGAACCGGGCAAGGATTTCACCTCCAACCTCAACCCCAACTCGCTGGAGATCGTCAGCCACGCCAGGCTGGAGCCGTCGCTGGCCAATGCCGCCCCGGGCAGCCGTTACCAGTTCGAGCGCCTGGGGTATTTTTGTGCCGATCCCGATTCCATTTCGGGAAAGCCGGTCTTCAACCGCACCGTCGCCCTGAAGGACACCTGGGCAAAAATCGAGAAGCGCGCCGGGACCTAG